One window of the Bombyx mori chromosome 20, ASM3026992v2 genome contains the following:
- the LOC101737302 gene encoding uncharacterized protein LOC101737302, which translates to MYHPARKKLIDFYLSIVLIMSVTRTEARSFQMTANAKTNDDNLDNNLIDFEEDNTFKFNKKYGITSWHDDEYFNKKTHRYTIVNDIGEKIFESKNKAKNIRNNDATTTEDYRVIPLELITTTENTLISIIESTTEQDLSVIPLSTTAKVPNITITDSITLPVSTEYPETTTIEKIEIIVQEKDTAPEISKEVEVDLNNETTKFPFETTSEVTLESDEVNVSTESFDETTLIEQISKENYNNSKALTEIYKSTEDSVINTTEDTNFNVTDIHFELLNTTKLEIKKTNESRIDESRETDADVPIFTELDAEEEIDVPEDYYDTKDVVPTTAPRTDALSVIFGLAGSVVESVVETVAERVVPKSVFDLFKRMQRQSEALESERLRSKEENGGIGQFTRGIIKTISTGISRPLSQLMAGARDIGSLDTDRGFVSSLASGVTSVANVANSLVDTFKDRVQAIYPGTVWCGDGRSAAARSGDLGLFFFTDTCCRQHDACKLYIKAGDSKYGLTNTGLFTRSHCSCDVKFRECLRRTNSLVSAQIGLTYFNVLGPQCFRRAHPIVRCARRTRITGQRCEEYELDFTKPRMWQWFDNETF; encoded by the exons ATGTATCATCCGGCCAGAAAAAAgttgattgatttttatttatcaattgttttaattatgagcGTAACAAGGACCGAAGCTAGATCCTTTCAGATGACTGCAAATGCCAAAACGAACGACGATAATTTGGATAATAACttaattgatttcgaagaaGACAACACATTCAAATTCAACAAAAAGTACGGTATAACGTCGTGGCACGATGacgaatatttcaataaaaaaacacacagaTACACTATTGTTAATGACATTGGcgaaaaaatattcgaaagtaAAAATAAAGCAAAGAATATTAGAAATAACGATGCTACTACTACAGAAGATTACAGAGTGATCCCACTGGAATTAATTACTACAACTGAGAATACGTTGATAAGTATTATTGAAAGTACTACAGAACAAGATTTGAGTGTTATTCCTTTGTCCACAACCGCAAAAGTACCTAATATAACAATAACAGACTCAATAACATTACCCGTATCTACAGAGTATCCTGAAACTACAACTattgaaaaaatagaaattattgtACAAGAAAAAGATACCGCCCCAGAAATTTCGAAGGAAGTAGAAGTAGATCTCAACAATGAAACTACTAAATTTCCGTTTGAAACAACAAGTGAGGTTACATTGGAAAGTGATGAAGTTAATGTTTCAACTGAGAGCTTTGATGAAACGACGCTCATAGAACAAATATCGAAAGAAAATTACAACAATTCTAAAGCACTAACTGaaatttataaatctacagAAGATTCAGTGATTAATACTACAGAAGATACTAATTTTAATGTAACAGATATTCATTTTGAGCTTTTAAACACTACAaaattggaaataaaaaaaacgaatgaaagCAGAATAGATGAAAGTAGAGAAACCGATGCAGATGTACCAATATTTACAGAATTAGACGCCGAAGAAGAAATAGATGTTCCAGAGGATTATTATGATACTAAAGATGTTGTTCCTACTACGGCTCCAAGGACCGATGCGTTATCAGTTATATTTGGACTTGCAGGGAGCGTTGTGGAGAGTGTAGTAGAGACTGTAGCAGAAAGGGTTGTCCCGAAGAGCGTTTTCGACTTGTTTAAGAGAATGCAGAGGCAGAGCGAAGCTTTAGAATCTGAGCGGCTGAGGAGTAAAGAGGAGAATGGTGGCATAG GTCAATTCACCCGGGGCATCATCAAAACGATATCAACAGGTATCTCGAGACCACTCAGTCAGCTGATGGCTGGAGCTAGAGATATAGGATCTCTGGACACAGATCGGGGATTCGTTTCCAGTTTAGCATCAGGAGTGACCAGTGTTGCCAACGTTGCCAACTCACTTGTCGATACTTTTAAGGATCGGGTGCAAGCTATCTATCCAG GGACGGTGTGGTGTGGCGACGGAAGGTCCGCGGCCGCGCGCTCTGGTGACCTTGGCCTCTTCTTCTTCACGGACACGTGTTGTCGGCAGCACGACGCCTGCAAGCTGTATATCAAGGCTGGAGACTCTAAGTACGGCCTGACCAACACCGGACTCTTCACAAG GTCGCACTGCAGCTGCGACGTGAAGTTCCGGGAGTGTCTGAGGCGCACCAATTCGCTGGTGTCGGCCCAGATAGGGCTGACGTACTTCAACGTGCTGGGGCCGCAGTGCTTCAGGCGGGCTCACCCTATCGTGAGGTGCGCGAGGAGGACGCG CATTACTGGCCAGAGATGCGAAGAGTACGAGTTGGACTTCACCAAGCCCAGGATGTGGCAGTGGTTTGACAACGAGACATTTTAA